CGAGACGGGCTTTGGCACCGGGCTCAACGTGCTCAGCGCCTGGGCGTGCTTCGAGAAGCACGCCCAGGCTGGCGCGCGCCTTCATCTGTTATCCACAGAGAAGTACCCAATGCCTGTCGAAGCGCTGTCCCGCGCGTTAAACGCCTGGCCCTCGCTTTCCCACTACGCCGACGCACTCTGCGCGCGCTGGCCCGCCCCCGTCGCCGGCATTCACCGGCTGCACTTGAGCGAGCGGGTGACGCTGGACCTTCACTTTGGCGATACCACCGAGCGTTTAACGCTGCTCGACGGCCGGGTCGACGCCTGGTTTCTGGACGGCTTCGCGCCCTCCAAAAACCCGGCAATGTGGCAGGACGCGCTGTTCGAGGCCATGGCGGCGCGCTCGCACCCCGGGGCGACCTTCGCCACCTTCACCTGCGCCGGTATCGTCAAGCGTGGGCTCAAGGCGGCGGGCTTTGCGATCCGCAAAGTGCCGGGCTTTGGGCGCAAGCGCGAGATGCTCGCTGGCGAGATCGACCACCCGCCGGTGGATAACCGCCGCCACCACACGCCCTGGTTTACCCCGCAAGCGCTGCAGCCAGTCGCGCACGTCGCGGTGATCGGCGCGGGCCTGGCCGGGGCCTGCACGGCGGCCGCGCTCGCCCGGCGTGGGGTGAAGGTCAGCGTGTTCGAGCGCGAAGCGCCGGGCGCCGGCGGTTCGGGCAACCGCCAGGGCGCGCTCTACGTCAAGCTCGCCGTCGAGACCAACCTGCAGAGCCGCTTCTATCTGGCGGGGCTTTTGTACAGCGCGCGCTGGTTGGGCGGGCTTCAAGGGAGTGAGGCGTTCTGGTCGCCCTGCGGGGTGGTGCAGCTGGCGACCAGCGACAAGGAAGCGAGCCGCCAGCGCCGCTTTTTGGCGCGCCACCCGCTGGGGGACGCGGTGGTTCAGGCGCACCTGGGGGGGCTCGCTACGCTGGCGGGCGTCACAGGCGAGACCGAGCACGCGCTGTTCTATCCACAGGCGGGCTGGACACGCCCCCAGAAACTTTGCCAGGCGCTGCTGGACCATCCACGCATTACGCTCAAAAAAGCCGAGGTGAGCGCGCTTGAAGCCGATGCATCCGGCTGGCGCCTGACGCTTGGGGATAACACCGCCTACGAGGCGGATCAGGTCGTCGTTGCCTGCGCGCACCAGGCAAACGCGTTCACCCAGACGCAAACGCTCGCCCTGCAAAAAGTGCGCGGCCAGGTGAGCTCGCTGGCGCTTCCCGAGGGCGTGAGCGCCCCGTCCAGAGTGGTGTGCGCCGGCGGCTACGTCTGCCCGCCTGTGGAGGGCGTGCTCACCTTCGGCGCAAGCTTCGTGCCCAACGACGGCGAGCGCGACCTGCGCGAGGCGGATCACCAGCGCAATATCGACGAGCTCAGGACCGCACTGCCCGAATGGGTCGAGGCGCTCGAGCGTGCAAGCGGCCCATTGACGCCGGCAAG
The window above is part of the Halomonas sp. GD1P12 genome. Proteins encoded here:
- the mnmC gene encoding bifunctional tRNA (5-methylaminomethyl-2-thiouridine)(34)-methyltransferase MnmD/FAD-dependent 5-carboxymethylaminomethyl-2-thiouridine(34) oxidoreductase MnmC, which codes for MTQRHPVMPPLETLTAPPLTWEDTAPHSSQFGDVYFSREDGRAETEHVFLNANRLPERFATWREPRAFVIGETGFGTGLNVLSAWACFEKHAQAGARLHLLSTEKYPMPVEALSRALNAWPSLSHYADALCARWPAPVAGIHRLHLSERVTLDLHFGDTTERLTLLDGRVDAWFLDGFAPSKNPAMWQDALFEAMAARSHPGATFATFTCAGIVKRGLKAAGFAIRKVPGFGRKREMLAGEIDHPPVDNRRHHTPWFTPQALQPVAHVAVIGAGLAGACTAAALARRGVKVSVFEREAPGAGGSGNRQGALYVKLAVETNLQSRFYLAGLLYSARWLGGLQGSEAFWSPCGVVQLATSDKEASRQRRFLARHPLGDAVVQAHLGGLATLAGVTGETEHALFYPQAGWTRPQKLCQALLDHPRITLKKAEVSALEADASGWRLTLGDNTAYEADQVVVACAHQANAFTQTQTLALQKVRGQVSSLALPEGVSAPSRVVCAGGYVCPPVEGVLTFGASFVPNDGERDLREADHQRNIDELRTALPEWVEALERASGPLTPARLSGRAAIRAASPDKTPYAGPVPNAEAWQRDYAALSKDASRVAPIPGAHHPGLWVSAAHGSRGLASAPLCAEVIASRMLNEPLPVEAALADHLHPGRRLISALIRADS